A window from Anastrepha ludens isolate Willacy chromosome Y, idAnaLude1.1, whole genome shotgun sequence encodes these proteins:
- the LOC128870600 gene encoding uncharacterized protein LOC128870600, with amino-acid sequence MRDCKSGSCRTCQSKHHTLLHFNRSTASLTNSQADASSVATIRCSAMTASISASLNAPVSPSDAVLLATAVILVKNRAGIFVSCRALLDSGSQLHFVTTRFANQLQLFKTKASATVSGIGDANFPTEGYSLDLVLKSRISDFSTSITALVVKTITDNQPGCSVSTNEWNVPSNIPLADPGFNLPQRIDLLIGAGLFFDLLCVGQIRLGSGLPLLQKTRLGWMLSGGGQQTPNLSSFVVRQKSSSGLIPSTRLDYLVRRFWEIEHIFEPISKASQEDLNCEAHFQGNYFRLPSGEYSVGLPIKRSMDALGDSYLQARQRFQGLERKFARNPDLKAEYSKFIKEYLELNHMSLVSNEVVQQCKYFLPHHCVIKDDRSTTKLRVVFDGSATTTSGFSLNDLFMAGPTIQPKLFHILIRFRTFPIALTADICKMYRCVRVTPPDNMLQCILWRESPQEDFRIYKLDTVTYGTKPAAFLAIRAMHQLAADESATYPIGAEAVLRDFYVDDLITGSDSMAEVLNIKLQTTSLLTRGSFKLRKWCSNSPEILRDIPDVDKEKFLKFDDGSDITKALGLVWDPHKDKLLFSFVPQREFGKNSKRSALSTLARCYDPLGLMGPTLTKAKILLQRMWRDKLEWDESLPQSLDTAWSAFCTGFADMQYLSFPRYVFQSEAIREIHAFCDASLEVCVYTRSTKDNNIQVHLLCSKARVSPLKTVTIPKLELCAATLLAQLMDSSTALSWLREEPSRFNVFVANRVSTIHQLTEGMQWHYVPTAMNPADILSKGATPRELLGSKLWMHGPPFLLEAEDNWPRMCSP; translated from the coding sequence ATGCGGGACTGCAAATCCGGATCGTGCCGCACCTGCCAGTCGAAACACCACACGCTCCTGCATTTTAACCGCTCAACTGCTTCGTTAACCAATAGTCAAGCCGATGCTTCATCGGTGGCCACAATTCGATGCAGTGCTATGACTGCATCGATATCTGCTTCGCTTAATGCCCCCGTGTCTCCTTCTGATGCTGTGCTCCTAGCTACTGCCGTCATTCTTGTAAAAAATCGTGCTGGAATCTTCGTGTCCTGTCGCGCTCTTTTAGATTCTGGTTCCCAGTTGCACTTCGTCACAACTCGCTTCGCAAATCAACTTCAGCtattcaaaacaaaagcttCTGCTACAGTCTCTGGAATTGGAGATGCCAACTTCCCAACGGAAGGTTACTCACTCGATCTCGTACTTAAGTCGCGGATTTCAGATTTTTCAACAAGCATCACTGCCCTTGTTGTGAAAACCATCACCGACAATCAGCCTGGCTGCTCCGTGAGCACCAACGAGTGGAATGTTCCATCGAATATACCACTAGCCGATCCTGGGTTCAACTTACCACAGCGTATTGATCTGCTTATCGGAGCAGGACTGTTCTTCGATCTACTTTGTGTGGGTCAGATACGCTTAGGATCTGGTTTACCACTACTTCAGAAAACTCGTCTCGGATGGATGCTATCTGGAGGTGGGCAACAAACTCCAAACCTGTCATCATTCGTCGTGAGGCAGAAATCCTCCAGTGGTCTCATTCCCAGCACTCGGCTGGACTATTTAGTACGTCGGTTTTGGGAGATCGAGCACATTTTCGAACCGATCTCTAAGGCCTCCCAAGAAGATCTTAACTGCGAAGCCCACTTCCAGGGAAATTATTTTCGATTGCCATCAGGTGAATACTCTGTTGGTCTGCCCATAAAACGCAGCATGGATGCCCTAGGAGACTCCTATTTACAAGCTCGTCAACGCTTTCAAGGTCTGGAACGAAAATTCGCCCGTAACCCTGATCTAAAGGCAGAATACAGTAAGTTTATTAAGGAATATCTGGAACTCAACCACATGTCGCTGGTTTCCAACGAGGTTGTACAACAATGCAAGTACTTCCTGCCACATCATTGCGTTATCAAGGATGACCGTAGTACAACAAAATTGAGGGTGGTTTTTGATGGATCTGCAACCACTACCTCAGGTTTTTCGTTAAATGACCTTTTCATGGCAGGcccaactattcaaccgaagcTTTTTCATATTCTCATTAGATTTCGTACTTTTCCTATAGCACTTACTGCAGACATCTGTAAGATGTATAGGTGTGTTCGCGTCACTCCACCGGACAACATGCTCCAATGTATTTTGTGGCGAGAATCTCCACAAGAAGACTTTCGCATCTATAAGCTCGACACGGTGACGTATGGAACTAAGCCTGCAGCGTTTCTAGCCATCCGAGCCATGCACCAACTCGCAGCAGACGAATCCGCGACTTATCCCATTGGAGCAGAAGCGGTACTTCGGGACTTCTATGTAGATGACCTGATAACTGGGAGCGATTCAATGGCAGAAGTACTCAACATTAAACTGCAAACAACTAGCCTTCTTACCCGAGGAAGCTTCAAGTTACGCAAATGGTGCTCTAATAGTCCTGAGATCCTTCGTGATATTCCTGACGTAGACAAGGAAAAGTTTCTTAAGTTTGACGATGGCAGTGACATCACCAAAGCACTGGGGCTTGTCTGGGACCCGCACAAGGACAAATTGCTATTTTCATTTGTACCACAAAGAGAATTCGGAAAAAACTCCAAACGCTCTGCTTTGTCTACACTAGCTCGATGTTACGATCCCCTTGGACTAATGGGGCCCACGCTGACCAAGGCGAAGATTCTTCTGCAACGAATGTGGAGAGATAAGCTCGAGTGGGATGAGAGTCTGCCACAATCATTAGACACTGCTTGGTCTGCTTTTTGCACTGGATTTGCAGACATGCAGTATCTATCATTTCCTCGTTACGTTTTTCAGTCTGAAGCTATTAGAGAAATCCATGCATTTTGCGATGCAAGCCTTGAAGTGTGTGTTTACACGCGATCAACCAAGGACAACAACATACAAGTTCACCTATTATGTTCAAAGGCCCGTGTCTCTCCACTAAAGACCGTCACCATACCCAAACTGGAACTCTGTGCAGCAACATTGCTCGCACAGCTAATGGATTCCTCCACTGCCCTTTCGTGGCTGCGAGAAGAACCGTCAAGGTTTAACGTTTTTGTCGCCAATCGGGTTTCCACCATACATCAACTGACAGAGGGCATGCAATGGCACTACGTTCCTACAGCAATGAACCCGGCTGACATTTTATCGAAGGGAGCTACACCCCGGGAACTTCTAGGATCGAAACTTTGGATGCACGGCCCACCCTTTTTACTAGAAGCGGAGGACAACTGGCCACGCATGTGCTCACCATAA